The following proteins are co-located in the Gossypium hirsutum isolate 1008001.06 chromosome A02, Gossypium_hirsutum_v2.1, whole genome shotgun sequence genome:
- the LOC107951981 gene encoding dolichol-phosphate mannosyltransferase subunit 1, whose protein sequence is MEQKNNYSIIVPTYNERLNIALIVYLIFKHLRDVDFEIIVVDDGSPDGTQEVVKQLQKLYGEDRILLRPRPKKLGLGTAYIHGLKHASGNFVVIMDADLSHHPKYLPSFIKKQSETGASIVTGTRYVRGGGVHGWNLMRKLTSRGANVLAQTLLWPGVSDLTGSFRLYKKSVLEDVISSCVSKGYVFQMEMIVRASKKGYHIEEVPITFVDRVFGSSKLGGSEIIEYLKGLSYLLVTT, encoded by the exons atggaGCAGAAGAACAACTACAGCATTATAGTACCTACTTACAACGAGCGCCTCAACATTGCTCTCATCGTCTATCTCATCTTCAAACATCTCCG GGATGTTGATTTTGAAATAATTGTTGTGGATGATGGGAGCCCTGATGGTACTCAGGAAGTTGTGAAACAATTGCAGAAACTGTATGGTGAAGATCGTATT CTATTGAGACCTAGACCTAAGAAGCTTGGATTGG GAACAGCTTACATTCACGGTTTGAAGCATGCTTCTGGAAATTTTGTTGTAATCATGGATGCTGATCTGTCACATCAT CCAAAATATTTGCCAAGCTTCATCAA GAAGCAGTCTGAAACTGGTGCCAGCATAGTTACTGGAACACGATATGTCAGAGGTGGTGGCGTGCATGGATGGAATCTGATGCGCAAGCTAACAAGTAGGGGAGCCAATGTTCTTGCACAAACTCTTTTGTGGCCTGGTGTATCAGACTTAACTGGCTCTTTCAG GCTTTATAAGAAATCAGTGCTTGAAGATGTCATTAGCTCCTGTGTTAGCAAGGGATATGTATTTCAAATGGAGATGATTGTTAGGGCTTCAAAGAAAGGTTATCACATTGAAGAG GTTCCAATAACTTTTGTTGATAGAGTGTTCGGAAGTTCAAAGCTTGGTGGATCTGAAATTATAGAGTATCTTAAAGGCCTTTCATATCTTTTGGTCACAACATGA